Proteins co-encoded in one Neofelis nebulosa isolate mNeoNeb1 chromosome 2, mNeoNeb1.pri, whole genome shotgun sequence genomic window:
- the LOC131493295 gene encoding small nuclear ribonucleoprotein G-like, which yields MSKAHPPELKKFTDKKLPLKLNGGRRGQGILRGFHLFMNLVMDECVEMATSGQENNIGMVVIPGNRIILLEALERV from the coding sequence ATGAGCAAAGCTCACCCTCCTGAGTTGAAAAAATTTACAGACAAGAAATTACCATTGAAATTAAATGGTGGCAGACGTGGCCAAGGAATATTGCGGGGCTTCCATCTCTTTATGAATCTTGTGATGGATGAATGTGTGGAGATGGCAACTAGTGGGCAAGAGAACAATATTGGAATGGTGGTAATTCCAGGAAATCGTATCATCCTGTTAGAAGCCTTGGAACGAGTATAA